From the genome of Bos taurus isolate L1 Dominette 01449 registration number 42190680 breed Hereford chromosome 2, ARS-UCD2.0, whole genome shotgun sequence, one region includes:
- the LOC104971346 gene encoding protein FAM136A-like — protein sequence MRVAMAELQQPQVQEAVDSMVKSLERENIRKMQGLMFRCSTACCEESQASMQQVHQCIEHCHAPLAQAQAPVTSELEKFQDRLARCTMYCNDKAKDSIDAGSKELHVKQQQETCVTKCVDDHMNLIPTMTRKMKESLSSIGETAVC from the coding sequence ATGCGGGTCGCCATGGCGGAGCTGCAGCAGCCCCAGGTGCAGGAGGCGGTGGACTCCATGGTGAAGAGTCTGGAGAGAGAGAATATCCGGAAGATGCAGGGCCTTATGTTCCGGTGCAGCACCGCCTGTTGTGAGGAAAGCCAGGCATCCATGCAGCAAGTGCACCAGTGCATTGAGCACTGCCATGCACCTCTGGCTCAAGCCCAGGCCCCGGTGACCAGCGAGTTGGAGAAGTTCCAGGACCGCCTGGCCCGGTGCACCATGTACTGCAATGACAAGGCCAAAGATTCAATAGATGCAGGGAGTAAAGAGCTTCACgtgaagcagcagcaggagacctGCGTGACCAAGTGTGTGGATGACCACATGAACCTCATCCCAACCATGACCAGGAAGATGAAGGAGTCTCTCTCTTCCATTGGGGAAACAGCTGTCTGCTAG